The following proteins are co-located in the Silene latifolia isolate original U9 population chromosome 1, ASM4854445v1, whole genome shotgun sequence genome:
- the LOC141595646 gene encoding uncharacterized protein LOC141595646 encodes MSIPINYIGNLPCSDSSDSDNSQENTTTQAQENPTTDNNVPSFFCKLKQAKVLKFAMEGLCDPVHNNNQGLGRIDVDEDGFNVTVENKDTDVVGHLFLKPSQFECTNPIDGMILNLPQLNQKLTSFIDDDPLVIYHYHGFNTLFFSTPVVITETGPWARHHDFVELLENEAAIPKFPESLSSLFCARVPSNDLRLMIDHLLQQAPYQAIVEIVENTATLEAVHENRVIGQYPLFVGVEPGERYRARFEWSRAEWLNKARDETTLSVGHTEQQPTYIVWRFFLGEGEYLEYVKEPIP; translated from the exons ATGTCGATCCCGATCAACTATATTGGCAACCTACCATGTTCCGACTCATCAGATTCCGATAATTCACAAGAAAACACCACAACTCAAGCTCAAGAAAACCCGACGACTGACAACAATGTACCCAGTTTTTTTTGCAAATTGAAGCAAGCGAAAGTTCTGAAGTTTGCAATGGAAGGTCTTTGCGATCCTGTACACAATAATAATCAAGGGTTAGGGAGGATCGATGTTGATGAGGATGGGTTTAATGTAACAGTTGAGAACAAGGATACAGATGTTGTTGGACATTTATTCTTGAAACCATCTCAGTTTGAATGCACCAACCCAATTGACGGCATGATTCTCAATTTGCCTCAGTTAAACCAGAAACTGACTTCTTTTATCGATGACGATCCATTAGTAATTTACCACTACCACGGCTTTAACACACTCTTTTTCTCTACACCTG TGGTGATCACCGAAACAGGACCTTGGGCTAGACATCATGATTTTGTTGAATTACTCGAAAACGAGGCTGCAATTCCAAAGTTTCCTGAGTCGTTGTCGTCTCTCTTCTGTGCGAGGGTACCATCTAACGACTTGAGGTTGATGATTGATCATTTACTTCAACAGGCCCCATATCAAG CTATTGTCGAGATAGTGGAGAATACTGCAACGCTAGAGGCAGTACATGAGAACCGAGTGATAGGCCAGTATCCGTTGTTTGTG GGAGTGGAACCAGGAGAGAGGTACCGTGCAAGGTTTGAGTGGAGTCGCGCTGAGTGGTTGAACAAGGCAAGGGATGAGACTACGCTTTCGGTGGGCCATACAGAGCAGCAGCCTACATACATCGTGTGGAGGTTCTTTCTCGGAGAAGGGGAGTATCTGGAGTACGTCAAGGAACCCATTCCATAA